The Coffea eugenioides isolate CCC68of chromosome 8, Ceug_1.0, whole genome shotgun sequence genome has a segment encoding these proteins:
- the LOC113780717 gene encoding zinc finger MYM-type protein 1-like: protein MERFFKPKRVRSGESSNEPNISEPVQNQSCVELNLNDIVSDPGLRKSVEKFDISLRDHVRREYLTRGPCQPIGHMYPKTSFGKQHRSFQDSWYQKFVWLEYSISKDAAFYFWCFLFKTQNKGGRYAEDAFTKTGFNNWKKAMERFNEHIGAVNSCHNDARIQFESFQDQRHSVSNVLRSCGREIDIAYRTRLTAALDVTRFLLKQGLAFRGNDESTSSSNRGNFLELFEWYSQRNTEIFEVVNQNAPANNQLTSPMIQKDLAHACASEITSVIINDIGDNYFSLIVDESRDSSVKEQMGVVLRYVNKEGRVIERFLAIVHVSDTTSLCLKDAIDSLFAQHGLSLSKLRGQGYDGASNMRGEFNGLKALILQENPYAMYIHCFAHQLQLVIVAVAKGNIIVSEFFVYVSMIVNLTGASCKRRDQLRQIEHDKIVTLLDSGDIISGKGKNQETSLARPGDTRWGSHYLTLLRLSSMWASVIGILGNIQDDATTSDNRVFIGNHK, encoded by the exons ATGGAGAGATTCTTTAAACCTAAACGAGTCCGTAGTGGTGAATCTTCAAATGAGCCTAATATTAGTGAACCAGTTCAAAATCAATCTTGTGTGGAATTGAATTTAAATGATATTGTTAGTGATCCGGGATTACGAAAATCAGTTGAGAAATTTGATATTTCTCTTCGAGACCATGTCCGAAGAGAGTATTTGACTAGAGGACCTTGCCAACCGATTGGCCATATGTATCCAAAAACATCATTTGGTAAACAACATAGAAGTTTCCAAGATAGTTGGTATCAAAAGTTTGTATGGTTAGAGTATAGCATATCGAAAGATGCGGCGTTTTACTTTTGGTGCTTTCTtttcaaaacacaaaataagGGAGGTCGATATGCAGAGGATGCCTTTACAAAAACGGGATTCAATAATTGGAAAAAGGCAATGGAAAGATTTAATGAACATATTGGAGCTGTGAATAGTTGCCATAATGATGCTAGAATACAGTTTGAAAGTTTTCAAGATCAAAGGCATAGTGTGTCAAATGTGCTACGATCTTGTGGGCGCGAAATAGATATTGCATATCGCACCCGTTTAACTGCTGCTCTGGATGTGACCCGCTTTCTTTTGAAGCAAGGATTGGCTTTTCGTGGAAATGATGAGTCAACTAGTTCTTCAAATAGAGgcaattttcttgaattgtttgAGTGGTATAGCCAGCGAAATACTGAGATTTTTGAGGTTGTAAATCAAAATGCTCCTGCAAATAATCAACTAACTTCTCCAATGATTCAAAAAGATCTGGCACATGCTTGTGCCTCAGAGATCACAAGTGTTATAATCAATGATATTGGAGACAATTATTTTTCCCTAATAGTTGATGAGTCTCGAGACAGTTCAGTGAAAGAGCAAATGGGAGTTGTTTTGAGATATGTGAACAAAGAAGGGCGTGTGATTGAACGTTTCCTTGCAATTGTACATGTGTCTGACACCACATCTCTTTGTTTGAAAGATGCAATTGATTCTTTATTCGCGCAACACGGATTATCATTATCCAAATTGAGAGGTCAAGGATATGATGGAGCTTCAAATATGCGAGGTGAGTTCAATGGTTTGAAGGCCCTTATATTACAAGAAAATCCCTATGCGATGTATATTCACTGTTTTGCTCACCAACTCCAGTTAGTTATTGTTGCTGTTGCTAAGGGAAATATCATTGTCAGTGAATTCTTTGTCTATGTCTCTATGATTGTCAATTTAACTGGAGCATCATGTAAAAGGAGAGATCAATTAAGACAAATAGAACATGATAAGATTGTTACACTTTTAGACAGTGGAGATATTATTAGTGGAAAAggcaaaaatcaagaaactagtTTAGCAAGACCAGGGGATACTCGTTGGGGATCACACTATCTAACATTACTTCGTCTATCCTCTATGTGGGCTTCGGTGATTGGAATATTGGGAAATATACAAGATGATGCCACCACTTCTGACAATAGAG TATTTATTGGGAATCACAAATGA